One Gemmatimonadota bacterium DNA segment encodes these proteins:
- a CDS encoding BTAD domain-containing putative transcriptional regulator — MIRLSLLGGAALVGPDGPVRGRAAQRRRLAFLAILAARRGEGVSRDRVVGMLWPDHDEDRARRLLSEALYVVRKELGEAVVETPGDDLRLNPDELPSDLGAFLSALDAGDREAAVGAYGGPFLDGFFIDDAPEFEKWVDGERDALARAYGKALRELAEQAAGAGDVQAAARWWRRLAAHDRYDASIALGLMRALEAAGNRAEAIRHAQVHAALLREDLEAEPDPEVEAYGLRLRDEPQAVGLAPDAEHVPDPATGAHAPGEATPEPAGTPSAPTVPEPSAAPRPSRRPLLA; from the coding sequence TTGATTCGCCTCAGCTTGCTCGGCGGCGCCGCCCTGGTCGGCCCCGACGGACCGGTGCGCGGGCGCGCCGCGCAACGCCGCCGCCTGGCGTTCCTGGCGATCCTCGCGGCGCGGAGGGGTGAGGGCGTCAGCCGCGACCGCGTGGTAGGCATGCTGTGGCCCGACCACGACGAGGACCGCGCCAGGCGGCTGTTGTCCGAAGCCCTGTACGTGGTCCGCAAGGAGCTGGGCGAGGCGGTCGTGGAGACCCCGGGCGACGACCTGCGGCTGAACCCCGACGAACTCCCCTCGGACCTGGGCGCCTTCCTCTCGGCGTTGGACGCGGGCGATCGAGAGGCGGCCGTGGGCGCCTACGGGGGTCCGTTCCTGGACGGCTTCTTCATCGACGACGCGCCCGAGTTCGAGAAGTGGGTGGACGGCGAGCGGGATGCGCTGGCTCGAGCGTATGGCAAGGCGCTTCGTGAGCTGGCGGAGCAGGCCGCCGGGGCCGGCGACGTCCAGGCGGCGGCGCGGTGGTGGCGCCGGTTGGCGGCGCACGATCGCTACGACGCGAGCATCGCGCTGGGCCTCATGCGCGCGCTCGAGGCCGCGGGCAACCGGGCCGAGGCGATTCGCCACGCGCAGGTGCACGCGGCGCTCCTGCGCGAGGACCTCGAGGCGGAGCCCGACCCCGAGGTCGAGGCGTACGGCCTGAGGCTCAGGGACGAGCCGCAGGCGGTGGGGCTGGCCCCGGACGCCGAACACGTCCCGGATCCAGCCACCGGCGCGCACGCGCCGGGAGAAGCTACCCCCGAGCCGGCCGGTACGCCCTCCGCGCCCACAGTCCCCGAGCCCTCCGCGGCGCCGCGACCGTCGCGCCGACCGCTCCTCGCGC
- a CDS encoding ATP-binding protein codes for MTAPESPAPDFLHDAIMDAVVFAAELFLGGGDWHANLDLVLARLGEAAGVSRAYIHERSVTPAGNTVTRRAEWVGTGVEPQIDNPALRDLSLAASGLPAWEEGLDAGRIMQANVDGVPREARRLMAPQSIESIVNVPIHVDGEWWGFIGFDECRSERVWTMSELSALRAAGELLGAAIGRRRLEASIEEQRRQARLQADVGALVTAGGLGDGAFAERCVRLLVDRLEVEYAGLWEADRGGEHRLLAGRGRAEEPLAPEAIDAAAVTRAHPDDPVTASSWASERGLSHAAAFPLLVGEERVGAVAILDARPITDIAREALWSVSDEIALALKQGASIRQLRGQEERIRALVATAPDGILVVDEGCRVVSVNAALEAMLGATAAELAGREIGALLPERSRGEFLDGLRGYMETGRRDPDWTSRDWSWATADGREIPVEVSFGEYQDGGRRFFTGFVRDVTDRRRAEENARTLIREQAARSEAEAAHRRSEFLSEASRALATSFDYTTTLASLVQLAVPEIADYGWVDVLQDGDTLRRVGVAHVDPQLEPVILSLLRQAQDYQEDSPPLARVFDEGTAVSMPDVDLEELLEAAPDEDYRTALRKLDPVSCLAVPVRVRDRTVAAIVLSYSFSGRRYDREDLALARDLAARAALAVENAELYMQALEAKRGRDAVLGVVAHDLRNPLNTIGMAGQALEETSDHMFQRYGGAIRRSVSLMNRLIGDLLEARELDGGALRLQLRREDPWHIAEEAIATLQPIVAAKELTLSVKHAGEPCGVDVDHVRILQVISNLVGNAVKFTPAGGAIEIQCEAEPELVRFSVRDTGPGIPAEQLPHVFGRFWKADAEDRRGIGLGLAIAEGIVHAHHGRIWVESEPGCGATFYFTLPKPPPEAAPPTTRVVVPIS; via the coding sequence GTGACCGCTCCGGAATCCCCCGCACCGGACTTCCTGCACGACGCGATCATGGACGCCGTCGTGTTCGCGGCCGAGCTCTTCCTCGGCGGCGGGGACTGGCACGCCAACCTGGACCTCGTGCTGGCCCGGCTCGGCGAGGCCGCCGGCGTGAGCCGCGCCTACATCCACGAGCGCTCCGTCACCCCGGCCGGCAACACGGTCACCCGGCGCGCCGAGTGGGTGGGCACGGGAGTAGAGCCACAGATCGACAATCCCGCTCTGCGCGACCTCTCGCTGGCCGCGTCCGGACTCCCCGCGTGGGAAGAAGGGCTCGACGCTGGCCGGATCATGCAGGCCAACGTGGACGGCGTCCCGCGCGAAGCGCGGCGGTTGATGGCGCCGCAGTCCATCGAGTCGATCGTCAACGTGCCCATCCACGTGGACGGCGAATGGTGGGGGTTCATAGGCTTCGACGAATGCAGGTCGGAGCGCGTGTGGACCATGTCCGAGCTGAGCGCGCTGCGGGCGGCGGGTGAGCTGCTGGGCGCGGCGATCGGCCGCAGGCGACTGGAAGCGAGTATCGAGGAACAGCGTCGCCAGGCACGCCTGCAGGCCGACGTGGGCGCCCTGGTGACGGCGGGAGGACTCGGGGACGGGGCGTTCGCCGAGCGCTGCGTGCGACTGCTCGTGGACCGCCTCGAGGTGGAATACGCGGGTCTGTGGGAGGCCGATCGTGGCGGAGAGCACCGCCTGCTCGCCGGCCGCGGACGCGCCGAAGAGCCGCTGGCGCCGGAGGCGATCGACGCCGCCGCGGTGACCCGCGCCCACCCGGATGATCCCGTGACGGCCTCGTCGTGGGCCAGCGAGCGCGGCCTCTCGCACGCCGCCGCGTTCCCGTTGCTGGTGGGCGAGGAAAGGGTGGGCGCGGTGGCCATTCTGGACGCGCGGCCCATCACCGACATCGCCCGGGAGGCGCTCTGGTCGGTATCGGACGAGATCGCCCTGGCCCTCAAGCAGGGCGCGTCCATCCGGCAGCTGCGCGGCCAGGAGGAGCGCATCCGTGCGCTGGTCGCGACGGCTCCGGACGGCATCCTGGTGGTGGACGAGGGCTGCCGGGTGGTCAGCGTCAACGCCGCGCTCGAGGCCATGCTCGGCGCGACCGCGGCGGAGCTCGCCGGGCGAGAAATCGGCGCGCTCCTTCCTGAGCGGTCGCGCGGCGAATTCCTCGACGGGCTGCGCGGATACATGGAGACCGGCCGGCGCGACCCCGACTGGACGAGCCGGGACTGGAGCTGGGCCACGGCGGACGGGCGCGAGATCCCCGTCGAAGTCTCCTTCGGCGAATATCAGGACGGCGGCCGCCGCTTCTTCACGGGCTTCGTGCGCGACGTGACGGACAGGAGGCGGGCCGAGGAGAACGCGCGCACGCTTATCCGCGAGCAGGCCGCCCGCAGCGAAGCCGAGGCGGCGCACCGCCGCTCCGAGTTCCTGTCCGAAGCGAGCCGCGCGCTGGCGACCTCCTTCGACTACACGACGACGCTGGCTTCCCTGGTGCAGCTGGCGGTCCCCGAGATCGCCGACTACGGCTGGGTCGACGTGCTCCAGGACGGCGACACGCTGCGCCGGGTCGGCGTGGCGCACGTGGACCCTCAGCTCGAGCCGGTGATCCTGTCGCTGCTCCGGCAAGCGCAGGACTACCAGGAGGACAGCCCCCCGCTCGCCCGCGTCTTCGACGAAGGCACCGCGGTCAGCATGCCCGACGTGGACCTGGAGGAACTGCTCGAGGCCGCGCCGGACGAGGACTACCGTACTGCGTTGCGAAAGCTGGACCCGGTGTCGTGCCTGGCGGTGCCCGTGCGAGTGCGCGACCGGACGGTCGCCGCGATCGTGCTCAGCTACTCGTTCTCGGGGCGGCGCTACGACCGCGAGGACCTCGCGCTGGCGCGGGACCTGGCCGCGCGCGCGGCGCTGGCCGTCGAAAACGCCGAACTCTACATGCAGGCCCTCGAGGCCAAACGCGGCCGAGACGCCGTCCTGGGCGTCGTGGCTCACGACCTGCGCAATCCGCTCAACACCATCGGCATGGCGGGTCAGGCTCTCGAGGAGACGTCGGACCACATGTTTCAGCGCTACGGCGGGGCGATCCGCCGGTCGGTATCGCTCATGAATCGGCTGATCGGGGATCTCCTCGAAGCGAGAGAGTTGGATGGCGGGGCGCTCCGCCTGCAGCTCCGGCGCGAAGACCCTTGGCACATCGCCGAAGAGGCGATCGCCACGCTGCAGCCGATCGTGGCAGCGAAGGAACTGACCCTTTCGGTGAAGCACGCCGGCGAGCCCTGCGGGGTCGACGTGGACCACGTCCGCATCCTTCAGGTCATCTCCAACCTGGTCGGCAACGCGGTGAAGTTCACCCCCGCCGGGGGGGCGATAGAAATCCAGTGCGAGGCGGAACCGGAGCTGGTCCGTTTTTCAGTGCGAGACACCGGACCGGGCATCCCCGCGGAGCAGCTTCCGCACGTATTCGGGCGCTTCTGGAAGGCCGACGCGGAGGATCGCCGTGGCATCGGCCTGGGCCTGGCGATCGCGGAGGGCATCGTGCACGCCCACCACGGGCGCATCTGGGTGGAGAGCGAGCCGGGGTGCGGCGCCACGTTCTACTTCACCCTGCCCAAGCCGCCGCCGGAGGCGGCTCCGCCCACGACCCGCGTCGTCGTGCCCATTTCCTGA